The DNA window CCGGTCCTGTCGAGATGACCGCCGGGCAGACCGCTCCGGCCGCCCGTGCAAACCCGATCGCGACAGCCGCCGCGACGTCGGCGGACCCAGTGAAAGCGGACGTCGAAGCCACCGTCGCCGGTGTGATCGACTACCACGATCTCCTGGCTCGGTGCGACGGCGACAAGAACATGATGGGACGACTGGCGCAGAAGTTCCACGCCAAGAGCGGGCAGATCTGGGTCGATCTGGAAGCCCGTTTCCGTTCCGGCGACGCCGAGGGAACCACGCGCCTGGCCCATGCGCTCAAGGGAACGGCAGCGAACCTCTCGGCCGGAAGGGTCGCGAAACTCGCCGAGGAACTCGAAGAGCTTGGCCGCTCGGCTGAACTGACCTCGGCGGAGGACGTTGTCCGGCAGCTGGGCCAGCAGATTGAACAGTGCCGGACGGCGCTGATGAGCCTTTCCGAATCGTGCAACGCCAGTCGCATGGCTGATTGCGGTGACGCAGCAGGCGTATCCACCTCGAAGGGGAAACTGTGAAAGTTCTGGTAGCAGACGACGACGACATCACGCTCGAACTGGTTGCGGCCATGCTCCGCCGCCGGGGGTACGAGGTGGACACCGTTTCCGACGGTCGTCAGGCCCTGGACATCCTGGCCAGCGGCAACCATCGGATCGTCATCTCCGATTGGGAGATGCCCAACCTCAGCGGCCCGCAGCTTTGCGAGGCCATCCGGGCGGCGGACTTCGGCGGATACGTCTACACGATTCTCCTCACAGGGCGGAACAAGAACGGCGACTCGGTCGCCGGGTTGAATGCCGGTGCCGACGACTTTATCACCAAGCCGGTCGACCCCGACCAACTCGCCGCCCGCATCCGCATTGCCGAGCGTATCTTGTCGTTCCAGACGCAGGATGTGACGATCTTCGCACTCGCGAAGCTCGCCGAATCACGTGACCCGGAAACGGGTGCCCACCTCGAGCGTGTCCGGAGCTACAGCCGGGTGCTTGCGGAATACCTGACGCGGACGTCCAAACATGTGATCGAAGGTACGGCGAACTACACGCAGCTGATCTACCAGACCAGCCCGCTTCATGACATCGGCAAAGTAGGCATTCCCGACCACGTACTGTTGAAGCCGGGTCGCCTCAGCGACGAAGAGTTCGAAATCATGAAATCGCACACCCTCCTGGGTGCGCGCACGCTCGAGGCTGCTCTCAAGGAGCACCCCGAGGCAAGCTTTCTGAGGATGGCGCTCGACATCGCGCTGACGCACCACGAACGGTGGGACGGAACCGGCTACCCGAACGGCCTCAAGGGAGAAGCGATCCCACTGTGCGGCCGGGTCGTCGCGCTGGCCGACGTCTACGACGCGCTGACCAGCAAGCGCGTTTACAAGGGCGCCTATTCGCACAGCGTCGCCAAGGCGATCATTCTCAAGGACTCGGGTATCCATTTCGACCCGGCGGTGGTGGATGCGTTCGTCGCCTGCGAATCCTCCTTCGTCCGAATCGCCGAGAAGTACCGCGACCACGACGTCGCAGCGGCGGCCTGAGCCGACAATTTCACGCCATCACTGGCAATCTCCATCTACCGCGCGTCGCCGGGGTCATTTACACTGTCGGCGGTGCGTCCGGGCGCTGAGGGGCGGGGCATTGCCGCCCGTTGCCGCATGGCCCTCCTCGGTCGCGTCACTTCTTTCAACCACCTGAGTGCTTCGGCTCAGGGTCCGGACGGCTCTTTTGGATGGAGATCTGACATGGGAACCCCCGCAAAGAACACAATCTGCCTGTGGTACAACCGCGACGCCGAGGAGGCGGCGCGGTTCTACGCCAGCGTCTTTCCCGATTCATCCGTCAGTGCGGTCCACCGCGCCCCCAGCGACTTTCCATCGGGCAAGAAAGGGGACGTATTGACTGTCCAGTTCACCGTGATGGGCATCCCCTGTCTCGGCCTCAATGGTGGGCCCGCGTTCAAGCAAACCGAGGCGTTCTCGTTCCAAGTCGCGACCGCCGACCAGGCCGAAACCGATCGCTATTGGAACGCGATCGTCAACAACGGCGGCCAGGAGAGCGAGTGTGGCTGGTGCAAGGACAAGTGGGGCCTGTCCTGGCAGATCACCCCGGTCGCGCTCACAAAAGCCTTCACCAGCCCCGACCCCGCCGTCGCCCAGCGGGCGTTCCAGGCGATGATGACCATGAAAAAGATCGACGTCGCCGCGATCGAAGCGGCGGTTCGGGGATGAGGGCGGCAATCTGTACGCCGAGTCGCGAGTCCCTTGGGTAGCTGGTGATCGCAGCGCAAGTAGGGTCCGCCTTGGCGGACGCGACCGGCCGGGTGAACACTTCCGACAAAGCAGACCCAACGTTACGAACCGGACAACCATCATGCATATGAAACTCGCTTTTGCAGGCCTCCTATTGCTCACATCGACCTCGGCCGTATCGATGGCACAATCCGCACCGGCCAAACCGCTGGCTTCGGCTCGGCCGGCGACGGTCCCGGCCATGCCTAAGGGCGTCGAGTTTCAGCCCGACGTCGCCTACCTGCCGGAGGGCCGATCGGAAAAGGCCGACCTCTACCTGCCCCAGAACCGGGCTCGCGACGTGCGGTCGCCGGCCGTCCTGATTATTCATGGCGGCGGATGGTCGGGCGGCGAAAAGCGGGCGGCGCGCGAGATCAACATCGGCACCACGCTCGCCCTGCACGGCTACGTCGGCATGAGCATCGATTACATCCTGGCCACCAACGGTAAGGTCACCTGGCCGCAGAACCTGCACGACTGCAAGACTGCCGTGCGCTGGCTGCGCAAGAACGCCGAGAAGCTGCAGATCGACCCCGACCGCATCGGCGTGATCGGCGGATCAGCCGGCGGGCACCTGGCGGCGATGGTCGCCGTCACCGGCCCCGGCGACGGCCTCGACCCCGCCGAGCCGTACGGCGACCTCTCGTGCAAAGTGAAGTGCGCCGTCGATCTCTACGGCCCGGCCGACCTGACCGACCGCCCGGAGATCAGGATGTTCGGCAAGAAGCTCGCCGAGGCGCCAGAGCTCTACAAGAACGCGTCGCCGGTGAGCCACTTGGATAAGAACGATCCGCCCATCCTCATCATGCACGGCACGGCCGACATGACCGTGCCGCTGGAACAGTCCAAGCTCTTCGCCGCCGCACTGGCCAAGGCGGGCGTGGAACATGAGTTGGTCATCGTCGAAGGCGCGCCGCACACGTTTCATCTGCAGCCGAAGCAGAAGGATCTGCGACCGATTGTGCTGGGGTTCTTTGATAAGTATTTGAAGGCGGGGAAGTGAAGGTAACCGTCCGCGGGTATGTGTTGTCCCGGCTTGATTCTGGGTGGCATGGGCAAGCGTACTCGCTTGCCCGTGGGGATCGCCGTCTGACGTTCGACACGGGCAACGGAGTACCGTTGCCCATGCCACCCGGTCTGAACGGTTG is part of the Humisphaera borealis genome and encodes:
- a CDS encoding HD domain-containing phosphohydrolase, which produces MKVLVADDDDITLELVAAMLRRRGYEVDTVSDGRQALDILASGNHRIVISDWEMPNLSGPQLCEAIRAADFGGYVYTILLTGRNKNGDSVAGLNAGADDFITKPVDPDQLAARIRIAERILSFQTQDVTIFALAKLAESRDPETGAHLERVRSYSRVLAEYLTRTSKHVIEGTANYTQLIYQTSPLHDIGKVGIPDHVLLKPGRLSDEEFEIMKSHTLLGARTLEAALKEHPEASFLRMALDIALTHHERWDGTGYPNGLKGEAIPLCGRVVALADVYDALTSKRVYKGAYSHSVAKAIILKDSGIHFDPAVVDAFVACESSFVRIAEKYRDHDVAAAA
- a CDS encoding VOC family protein, yielding MGTPAKNTICLWYNRDAEEAARFYASVFPDSSVSAVHRAPSDFPSGKKGDVLTVQFTVMGIPCLGLNGGPAFKQTEAFSFQVATADQAETDRYWNAIVNNGGQESECGWCKDKWGLSWQITPVALTKAFTSPDPAVAQRAFQAMMTMKKIDVAAIEAAVRG
- a CDS encoding alpha/beta hydrolase; the protein is MHMKLAFAGLLLLTSTSAVSMAQSAPAKPLASARPATVPAMPKGVEFQPDVAYLPEGRSEKADLYLPQNRARDVRSPAVLIIHGGGWSGGEKRAAREINIGTTLALHGYVGMSIDYILATNGKVTWPQNLHDCKTAVRWLRKNAEKLQIDPDRIGVIGGSAGGHLAAMVAVTGPGDGLDPAEPYGDLSCKVKCAVDLYGPADLTDRPEIRMFGKKLAEAPELYKNASPVSHLDKNDPPILIMHGTADMTVPLEQSKLFAAALAKAGVEHELVIVEGAPHTFHLQPKQKDLRPIVLGFFDKYLKAGK